The Paraburkholderia megapolitana genomic sequence AGCGCAAGCTGATCGGCTGGATGCACGTGCGGCTCGGCCCGAATCGCGTAGGCCCCGCCGGCTTGCTGCAACCTATCGCCGACGTGCTGAAGCTGCTGCTGAAAGAAGTCATTCAGCCGACCCAGGCAAGCCGCTGGATCTACCTGATCGCGCCGATCATGGTGGTGGTGCCGGCGTTCGCGGTGTGGGCGGTGATTCCGTTCCAGGCGGGCGCGGTACTCGGCAACATTAACGCCGGTCTGCTGTACGCGATGGCGATTTCGTCGGTTGGCGTGTACGGCGTGATTCTCGCCGGCTGGGCGTCGAACTCGAAGTACGCGTTCCTCGGCGCGATGCGCGCGGCGGCCCAGATGGTGTCGTACGAAATCTCGATGGGCTTCGCGCTCGTCGTCGTGCTGATGACCGCCGGTACGCTGAACCTGTCGGATATCGTCGGTTCGCAGGAGCGCGGCTTCTTCGCGGCGCACGGCGTGAACTTCCTGTCGTGGAACTGGCTGCCGCTGCTGCCGATGTTCGTCGTCTATTTCGTCTCAGGCATTGCCGAAACGAACCGCCACCCGTTCGACGTGGTGGAAGGGGAGTCGGAAATCGTCGCCGGTCACATGATCGATTACTCGGGGATGGCGTTCGCGCTGTTCTTCCTCGCCGAGTACATCAACATGATCGTGATCTCGGCGCTCGCTGCGACGCTGTTCCTCGGTGGCTGGAGCGCGCCGTTCGGGTTCCTGTCCTTCGTTCCGGGCATCGTCTGGCTCGTCGCGAAGATTTTCTTCCTGCTGTCGGTGTTCATCTGGGTGCGTGCAACGTTCCCGCGCTATCGCTATGACCAGATCATGCGTCTCGGCTGGAAGATTTTCATTCCGGTGTGCGTGGTGTGGCTGGTGGTGGTCGGCTTCTGGATCATGTCGCCGTGGAACATCTGGAAATAATGGACGGATCCCGCAATGAGTAACCCAATCCAGAACTTCTTCAAGACATTCTTCCTGACCGAGCTGTTGCAGGGTCTCGCGCTGACCGGACGTTACACGTTCAAGCGCAAGGTGACCGTGCAGTTCCCGGAAGAGAAAACGCCGATTTCGCCGCGCTTTCGCGGGCTGCACGCGCTGCGCCGCTATGAGAACGGCGAAGAGCGCTGCATCGCCTGCAAGCTGTGCGAAGCGGTGTGCCCGGCACTCGCCATCACGATCGAATCGGAAACGCGCGCGGACAACACGCGCCGCACGACGCGCTACGACATCGATCTGACCAAATGCATTTTCTGTGGTTTCTGCGAAGAAAGCTGCCCCGTCGATTCGATCGTCGAGACGCACATTCTCGAATATCACGGCGAAAAGCGCGGCGATCTGTATTTCACGAAGGACATGCTGCTGGCCGTCGGCGACCGCTACGAAGCGGAAATCGCGGCGAACAAGGAAGCCGACGCAAAGTACCGCTGATGCACGCTATACCGGCCCGCAGCTGGGTCGGTGCCGCGGCTTGCCGCCGCGGCACGGCGCGCTTGTGCCCAACGCTTGTGCCCAGGAAGGCGCGCGCTGCAGGGCGCAACGCCCACGAACAACGCCTGACGATGGCCTAACGATGAACCGGTAATCATGGAATTCACGACCGTACTGTTCTACATCTTCGCGCTGCTACTGACTGTGTCAGGGCTGAAGGTGATCACTTCGCGCAACCCGGTGGCTGCCGCACTGTTCCTCGTGCTCGCGTTTTTCAACGCGGCCGCGATCTGGATGCTGCTGGAGGCGGAATTCCTCGCCATCCTGCTGGTGCTCGTCTACGTCGGCGCGGTGATGGTGCTGTTCCTGTTCGTCGTGATGATGCTGGACATCAACCTCGACGTGCTGCGACGCGACTTCAAACGCTTCGTGCCGACGGCGACGGTGGTCGGCGCGATCATCGTGGTCGAAACCGCGCTGATCCTGCTGCACGGCTACGGCAACACGCTGACGCCGGTGCGCGACGTATCGGCGGGTGTTGCCGGTGCGACGGCCGACTGGTCGAACACGCGCCTGATCGGCAAGCTGATCTACACCGACTACATCTTCGCGTTCGAAATTGCCGGTCTCGTGCTGCTTGTCGCGATCATCGCGGCCATTGCACTGACCACGCGCCACGCGAAAGACAGCAAGCGCCAGAAGATTTCCGACCAGGTCAAGGTACGCAGCCAGGACCGCGTGCGGATCGTGAAGATGGCATCCGAAAAGAGCGAGCCGGAAGCTGCACCAGCCCCGGCTGCGGATGCGGCCCCCGGCGCGGCTCCGGCCAGCAAAGCCTGAGCGCACAGGAGAAAAACATGTTGACCCTTGCCCATTACCTCGTCCTCGGCGCGATCCTGTTTGCGATCAGCATCGTCGGCATCTTTCTGAACCGCCGCAACGTGATCATCATCCTGATGGCGATCGAACTGATGCTGCTGGCGGTGAACACCAATTTCGTCGCGTTCTCGCATTACCTCGGCGACCTGCACGGCCAGATCTTCGTGTTCTTCGTGCTGACCGTCGCCGCCGCTGAAGCGGCGATTGGCCTCGCCATTCTGGTGACCCTGTTCCGCAGCCTCGACACGATCAACGTCGAGGATCTCGATCAGCTCAAAGGTTAAATTCAGGCAAAGCTGTTATGTCAACGACACTCAACGAAAACCTGCTGCTCGCGATACCGCTGGCACCGCTGGCCGGCTCGCTGATTGCGGGGCTGTTCGGGAACGCAGTGGGGCGCAAGGGCGCTCACTCGGTCACCATACTCGGCGTCGCGATCTCCTTCATCCTGTCAGCGATGGTGCTGCTCGACGTCATGAACGGCGCGAGCTTCAACGCGACCGTCTACGAATGGATGTCGGTCGGCAAGCTGAAGTTCGAAGTCGGCTTCCTCGTCGACTCGCTGACCGCGATGATGATGTGCGTGGTGACCTTCGTGTCGCTGATGGTGCACATCTACACGATCGGCTACATGGCCGACGAACCGATCGGCTACCAGCGCTTCTTCTCGTACATCTCGCTGTTCACGTTCTCGATGCTGATGCTCGTGATGAGCAACAACTTCCTGCAGCTGTTCTTCGGCTGGGAAGCGGTGGGCCTCGTGTCGTACCTGCTGATCGGCTTCTACTACACGCGTGAAAGCGCGATCTACGCGAACATGAAGGCGTTCGTCGTGAACCGCGTCGGCGACTTCGGTTTTCTGCTCGGAATCGGCTTGCTGCTCGCGTTTGCCGGTTCGATGAACTACGGCGACGTGTTCGCGAAGAGCCACGAACTCGCGGCGCTGAATTTCCCGGGCACGAGCTGGGGCCTGCTGACGGTTGCCTGTATTTGCCTCTTCATTGGCGCGATGGGTAAGTCGGCGCAGTTTCCGCTGCACGTGTGGCTGCCCGATTCGATGGAAGGTCCGACGCCGATCTCCGCGCTGATTCACGCGGCGACCATGGTGACGGCCGGTATCTTCATGGTGACGCGTATGTCGCCGCTGTTCGAGCTGTCGGATAGCGCACTGTCGTTCATCACGGTCATCGGCGCGATTACCGCGCTCTTCATGGGCTTTCTCGGCATCGTGCAGAACGACATCAAGCGTGTCGTCGCGTATTCGACGCTGTCGCAGCTCGGTTACATGACGGTCGCACTCGGTGTGTCCGCGTACCCGGTCGCTGTGTTCCACCTGACGACGCACGCGTTCTTCAAGGCGTTGCTGTTCCTTGGCGCAGGCTCGGTGATCATCGGCATGCACCACGACCAGGACATGCGCAACATGGGCGGCCTGCGCAAGTACATGCCGATCACGTGGATCACGTCGCTGATCGGTTCGCTTGCGCTGATCGGTACGCCGTTCTTCTCGGGCTTCTACTCGAAAGATTCGATCATCGATGCGGTGAAACTCTCGCATCTGCCGGGTTCGGGCTTCGCGTACTTCGCGGTGGTGGCGAGCGTGTTCGTCACGGCGCTGTACTCTTTCCGTATGTACTTCCTCGTGTTCCACGGCGAAGAGCGTTTCCGCAAGCCGAAGCATCCTGAGTCGCCGATGGGCATCGCAGCGGCTGCTGCCGCGCACGACCACGGGCATGACAATCACGGTCATGGCCATGGGCACGACGATCACGGCCACGCGCACGAACCGCACGAAACGCCGTGGGTGGTATGGCTGCCGCTGGTGCTGCTAGCCATTCCGTCGGTGATCATCGGTGCGCTTGCCATTGGCCCGATGCTGTACGGCGACTTCTTCTCGCACGGCGTTGTGTTCGATAAGGTCATCTTCATCGGCGAGAACCACCCGGCGCTGCGCGAAATGGCCGAAGAATTCCACGGTTGGGCCGAGATGGGCGTGCATTCGGTGCAGGGGCTGCCGGTCTGGCTGGCGCTTGCCGGTGTGGTCGTGGCGTGGTTCCTGTACCTGAAGCGTCCCGATCTGCCGGCTGTCGTCAAGCGCGCGTTCGGCCCGATCTACACGCTGCTCGACAACAAGTACTACATGGACAAGATCAACGAAGTCGTCTTCGCCAAGGGCGCGGTCGCAATCGGCCGTGGCCTCTGGAAAGAGGGCGACGTCGTGGTCATCGACGGTCTCGTCAACGGAAGCGCGCGCTTCGTCGGGTGGTTTGCCGGCGTGATCCGCTTCCTCCAATCCGGTTACATCTACCACTACGCGTTTGCCATGATCATCGGTATGCTGGGGCTCCTGACCCTGTTTGTAACGCTCGGCGGCAAATAAGGCGAGGGACACGAATGCACACTTATCCGATTCTCAGTATTGCGATCTGGATGCCGATCGTCTTCGGTATCCTGGTCCTCGCCATCGGCTCAGACAAGAACCCGGCGCCCGCGCGCTGGCTTGCGCTGATCGGCTCGATCCTCAGCCTGCTCGTCACGATTCCGCTGTTCACGCAGTTCGACGACAGCAGTGCAGCGTTGCAGTTCGTCGAACAGGCGAACTGGATCGAGCGCTTCAACATCACGTATCACCTCGGTGTCGACGGCATCTCGATGTGGTTCGTCGTGTTGACCGCGCTGATCACGGTGATCGTCGTGATCGCCGCGTGGGAAGTCATCACGAAGAACGTCGCGCAGTATCTGGCCGCGTTCCTGATTCTCTCGGGGATCATGGTCGGCGTGTTCAGCTCCGCTGACGGCCTGCTGTTCTACGTGTTCTTCGAAGCAACGCTGATTCCGATGTACATCATCATCGGTGTGTGGGGCGGACCGAACCGCGTGTACGCGGCGTTCAAGTTCTTCCTGTACACGCTGATGGGCTCGCTGCTGATGCTGATCGCGCTGCTGTACCTGTACACGCAGACCGGCACGTTCGATCTCGCCACGTGGCACGCCGCGAAGATTGCGATGACGCCGCAGATCCTGCTGTTCATAGCGTTCTTCCTCGCGTTCGCGGTCAAGGTGCCGATGTGGCCGGTCCACACGTGGTTGCCGGATGCCCACGTGGAAGCGCCGACGGGCGGCTCGGTCGTGCTGGCCGCGATCATGCTGAAGCTCGGTGCGTACGGTTTCCTGCGCTTCTCGCTGCCGATCGCACCGGACGCAAGCCACTACCTCGCGCCGGTCGTCATCACGCTGTCGCTGATCGCGGTGATCTACATCGGTCTCGTCGCGCTGGTGCAGGCCGACATGAAGAAGCTGGTCGCGTATTCGTCGATCGCGCACATGGGCTTCGTCACGCTCGGTTTCTTCATCTTCAATCAGCTCGGTGTGGAAGGCGCGATCATCCAGATGATTTCGCACGGTTTCGTGTCGGGCGCGATGTTCCTGTGTATCGGTGTGCTGTACGACCGTATGCACTCGCGCCAGATCGCCGACTACGGCGGTGTCGTGAACGTGATGCCGAAGTTCGCGGCGTTCGTGATGCTGTTCGCAATGGCCAACTGCGGCTTGCCGGGTACCTCGGGTTTCGTCGGTGAATTCATGGTGATTCTCGCCTCCGTCCAGTTCAACTTCTGGATCGGTTTCGGCGCGGCATTCACGCTGATTCTCGGCGCGGCCTACACGCTGTGGATGTACAAGCGCGTCTACTTCGGCGCGGTCGCCAACGACCACGTGAAGAACCTGCTCGACATCAACCGCCGCGAGTTCTTCATGCTGGCCGTACTGGCTGTCTTGACGCTGTTCATGGGTCTGTATCCGAAGCCCTTTACCGATGTGATGCACGTATCCGTGGAAAACCTCCTCTCCCACGTCGCGCAGTCGAAGCTGCCGTTGCCACAGTAATGCCGAGCGGAGGAATCTAAAGATCATGCAAAACGCCCCTATGAGTGCCCTGTTGCCCGACGCGCTGGTGATGCTTGCCGTCATCGTCGCGTGGCTCAACGACACCTTCGTCGGCCAGGCCGGCCGCCGCACCACGTACTTCATCGCGCTGCTCGGCTCGGTGGTTGCCGGCGTGTGGTTCGCCGTGAACGCCCTCGATCCGAACCAGTACTACTTTTTCTCGCGCATGGTGGTGGTCGATTCGTTCGCCAGCGCGATGAAAGCGGTGGTGTCGCTGGGTTATGCAGTGTCGATCGTGTACTCGCGCAAGTATCTCGAGGACCGCGACCTGTTCCGCGGCGACTTCTTCCTGCTCGGCATGTTCTCGCTGCTCGGGCAGCTCGTGATGATCTCGGGCAACAACTTCCTGACGCTGTACCTCGGTCTCGAACTGATGTCGCTGTCGCTGTACGCAGTGATCGCACTGCGTCGCGATGCGCCGCAGTCGAACGAAGCGGCGATGAAGTACTACGTGCTGGGCGCGCTCGCATCGGGTTTCCTGCTGTACGGCATCTCGATGCTGTACGGCGCGACCGGCTCGCTCGAACTCGGCGAAGTGTGGAAGGTGTTGAGCACGCAATCGTTCGACAAGGGCGTGATGCTGTTCGGCGTGATCTTCATCGTCGCGGGGATTGCGTTCAAGATGGGCGCGGTGCCGTTCCACATGTGGGTGCCGGACGTCTACCAGGGCGCACCGACTGCGATGACGCTGCTCACCGGCGGCGGCCCGAAGGTGGCTGCGTTCGCGTGGGGCCTGCGCTTCCTCGTCATGGGATTGCTGCCGCTCGCAGTCGACTGGCAGCAGATGCTCGTCATCCTCGCGGCGCTGTCGATGATCGTCGGTAATATCACCGGTATCGTTCAGCGCAACATCAAGCGGATGCTCGCTTACTCGGCCATCTCGAACATGGGCTTCGTGCTGCTCGGCCTGCTCTCGGGCGTGGTCGACGGCAAGTCGGGCGGTGCGGCGAGCGCGTATGGTTCGGCGATGTTCTACAGCATCGTCTATCTGGTGACGACGCTCGGTTCGTTCGGCGTGGTGATGTTGCTGGCTCGCCGCGATTTCGAAGCGGAAACCATCGACGACTTCAAGGGCCTCAACCAGCGCAGCCCGGTATTCGCGTTCGTGATGATGGTGCTGATGTTCTCGCTCGCGGGCATTCCGCCGACCGTCGGCTTCTACGCCAAGCTCTCCGTGCTCGAAGCGACGATGAACGCCGGCTTGACGTGGCTTGCGGTGCTGGCGGTGATCACGTCGCTGTTCGGCGCGTTCTACTACCTGCGCATCGTGAAGGTGATGTATTTCGACGAGCCGCAGGACACGGCGCCGATCTCGGCCGATACCTGCAAGCGCGCACTGCTGACGCTGAACGGCCTCGCGGTTCTGGCGCTGGGTATCGTGCCGGGCCCGCTGATGGCGATCTGCC encodes the following:
- the nuoH gene encoding NADH-quinone oxidoreductase subunit NuoH — encoded protein: MSLFDTINSGGTQLLGVAWPTVWALIRILVVSVVILLCVAYLILWERKLIGWMHVRLGPNRVGPAGLLQPIADVLKLLLKEVIQPTQASRWIYLIAPIMVVVPAFAVWAVIPFQAGAVLGNINAGLLYAMAISSVGVYGVILAGWASNSKYAFLGAMRAAAQMVSYEISMGFALVVVLMTAGTLNLSDIVGSQERGFFAAHGVNFLSWNWLPLLPMFVVYFVSGIAETNRHPFDVVEGESEIVAGHMIDYSGMAFALFFLAEYINMIVISALAATLFLGGWSAPFGFLSFVPGIVWLVAKIFFLLSVFIWVRATFPRYRYDQIMRLGWKIFIPVCVVWLVVVGFWIMSPWNIWK
- the nuoK gene encoding NADH-quinone oxidoreductase subunit NuoK, which encodes MLTLAHYLVLGAILFAISIVGIFLNRRNVIIILMAIELMLLAVNTNFVAFSHYLGDLHGQIFVFFVLTVAAAEAAIGLAILVTLFRSLDTINVEDLDQLKG
- the nuoN gene encoding NADH-quinone oxidoreductase subunit NuoN: MQNAPMSALLPDALVMLAVIVAWLNDTFVGQAGRRTTYFIALLGSVVAGVWFAVNALDPNQYYFFSRMVVVDSFASAMKAVVSLGYAVSIVYSRKYLEDRDLFRGDFFLLGMFSLLGQLVMISGNNFLTLYLGLELMSLSLYAVIALRRDAPQSNEAAMKYYVLGALASGFLLYGISMLYGATGSLELGEVWKVLSTQSFDKGVMLFGVIFIVAGIAFKMGAVPFHMWVPDVYQGAPTAMTLLTGGGPKVAAFAWGLRFLVMGLLPLAVDWQQMLVILAALSMIVGNITGIVQRNIKRMLAYSAISNMGFVLLGLLSGVVDGKSGGAASAYGSAMFYSIVYLVTTLGSFGVVMLLARRDFEAETIDDFKGLNQRSPVFAFVMMVLMFSLAGIPPTVGFYAKLSVLEATMNAGLTWLAVLAVITSLFGAFYYLRIVKVMYFDEPQDTAPISADTCKRALLTLNGLAVLALGIVPGPLMAICLQAISHSLPH
- a CDS encoding NADH-quinone oxidoreductase subunit J, with translation MEFTTVLFYIFALLLTVSGLKVITSRNPVAAALFLVLAFFNAAAIWMLLEAEFLAILLVLVYVGAVMVLFLFVVMMLDINLDVLRRDFKRFVPTATVVGAIIVVETALILLHGYGNTLTPVRDVSAGVAGATADWSNTRLIGKLIYTDYIFAFEIAGLVLLVAIIAAIALTTRHAKDSKRQKISDQVKVRSQDRVRIVKMASEKSEPEAAPAPAADAAPGAAPASKA
- the nuoL gene encoding NADH-quinone oxidoreductase subunit L, which encodes MSTTLNENLLLAIPLAPLAGSLIAGLFGNAVGRKGAHSVTILGVAISFILSAMVLLDVMNGASFNATVYEWMSVGKLKFEVGFLVDSLTAMMMCVVTFVSLMVHIYTIGYMADEPIGYQRFFSYISLFTFSMLMLVMSNNFLQLFFGWEAVGLVSYLLIGFYYTRESAIYANMKAFVVNRVGDFGFLLGIGLLLAFAGSMNYGDVFAKSHELAALNFPGTSWGLLTVACICLFIGAMGKSAQFPLHVWLPDSMEGPTPISALIHAATMVTAGIFMVTRMSPLFELSDSALSFITVIGAITALFMGFLGIVQNDIKRVVAYSTLSQLGYMTVALGVSAYPVAVFHLTTHAFFKALLFLGAGSVIIGMHHDQDMRNMGGLRKYMPITWITSLIGSLALIGTPFFSGFYSKDSIIDAVKLSHLPGSGFAYFAVVASVFVTALYSFRMYFLVFHGEERFRKPKHPESPMGIAAAAAAHDHGHDNHGHGHGHDDHGHAHEPHETPWVVWLPLVLLAIPSVIIGALAIGPMLYGDFFSHGVVFDKVIFIGENHPALREMAEEFHGWAEMGVHSVQGLPVWLALAGVVVAWFLYLKRPDLPAVVKRAFGPIYTLLDNKYYMDKINEVVFAKGAVAIGRGLWKEGDVVVIDGLVNGSARFVGWFAGVIRFLQSGYIYHYAFAMIIGMLGLLTLFVTLGGK
- a CDS encoding NADH-quinone oxidoreductase subunit M codes for the protein MHTYPILSIAIWMPIVFGILVLAIGSDKNPAPARWLALIGSILSLLVTIPLFTQFDDSSAALQFVEQANWIERFNITYHLGVDGISMWFVVLTALITVIVVIAAWEVITKNVAQYLAAFLILSGIMVGVFSSADGLLFYVFFEATLIPMYIIIGVWGGPNRVYAAFKFFLYTLMGSLLMLIALLYLYTQTGTFDLATWHAAKIAMTPQILLFIAFFLAFAVKVPMWPVHTWLPDAHVEAPTGGSVVLAAIMLKLGAYGFLRFSLPIAPDASHYLAPVVITLSLIAVIYIGLVALVQADMKKLVAYSSIAHMGFVTLGFFIFNQLGVEGAIIQMISHGFVSGAMFLCIGVLYDRMHSRQIADYGGVVNVMPKFAAFVMLFAMANCGLPGTSGFVGEFMVILASVQFNFWIGFGAAFTLILGAAYTLWMYKRVYFGAVANDHVKNLLDINRREFFMLAVLAVLTLFMGLYPKPFTDVMHVSVENLLSHVAQSKLPLPQ
- the nuoI gene encoding NADH-quinone oxidoreductase subunit NuoI, translated to MSNPIQNFFKTFFLTELLQGLALTGRYTFKRKVTVQFPEEKTPISPRFRGLHALRRYENGEERCIACKLCEAVCPALAITIESETRADNTRRTTRYDIDLTKCIFCGFCEESCPVDSIVETHILEYHGEKRGDLYFTKDMLLAVGDRYEAEIAANKEADAKYR